A single region of the Anaerolineales bacterium genome encodes:
- a CDS encoding MFS transporter produces the protein MNTPDPSTPVSSPLDAAEKLPHPQTPKRWFNRTVIGAGLTSAFGDFCYETTTVILPGFLSVLGLPAALLGTIEGIADAIASFTKMGAGYIADKLGHRKRLVLLGYGLTPVGQILIALAVGWHLLLLGRIVSWFGKGLRGPLRDAIVVQSVTPQIRGRAFGFHRAMDTLGAVFGPLLGVLLLGWFQERGVGAPAQPFRFVFWLSVIPGVLAVITFLIFVQDPEQSANPAPNFFAALRRLPTRFRRYLRAVGLFGIGDFSHSLLILAATQLLTPSLGVIQAAQIAGLLYIWRNIVQVVTSYPIGLLGDRIGSYRVLSMGYGLGAFTALLTVAAFWFKVDSVVFLGGIFLVAGLYIAVQEALESTVTAEMVSQETLTMSYGTLGAVNGTTKFISSTLVGVLWTAVSPLLGFGVAAALMIAGTGALLSGRTGNPV, from the coding sequence ATGAACACGCCGGATCCATCTACTCCCGTTTCATCTCCCCTTGATGCAGCAGAAAAATTGCCTCACCCACAGACACCAAAACGTTGGTTTAACCGCACCGTTATAGGCGCAGGGCTGACCAGTGCCTTTGGCGATTTTTGTTATGAAACTACCACCGTCATCTTGCCCGGTTTCCTTTCCGTACTTGGTCTACCCGCCGCCCTCTTAGGGACAATTGAGGGAATTGCCGACGCCATTGCCAGTTTTACCAAGATGGGCGCTGGCTATATTGCCGATAAATTGGGACATCGCAAGCGATTGGTGCTGCTTGGTTATGGGCTGACTCCAGTCGGGCAAATTTTGATCGCCCTTGCCGTCGGTTGGCATTTGCTCTTGTTGGGGCGGATAGTCTCATGGTTTGGGAAGGGGCTTCGCGGTCCGCTGCGGGATGCGATTGTTGTTCAATCCGTCACGCCACAAATACGCGGGCGGGCGTTCGGATTTCATCGCGCCATGGATACGCTCGGTGCAGTTTTTGGACCCTTGTTGGGCGTTCTTTTATTGGGCTGGTTTCAGGAACGCGGCGTGGGCGCCCCCGCCCAACCCTTTCGCTTTGTATTCTGGCTCAGTGTGATCCCCGGCGTGTTGGCGGTGATCACCTTTCTGATCTTCGTGCAAGACCCCGAACAGTCTGCCAACCCCGCCCCTAACTTTTTTGCTGCTTTGCGGAGACTGCCCACCCGCTTTCGGCGCTATTTGCGGGCGGTGGGGCTTTTTGGTATTGGCGATTTCTCCCACAGTTTGCTGATTCTGGCGGCAACCCAGCTGCTTACTCCCTCTTTGGGAGTGATACAGGCGGCACAAATCGCCGGATTGCTCTACATTTGGCGCAACATTGTCCAAGTCGTCACCTCCTACCCCATTGGACTGCTAGGGGATCGGATCGGGTCGTATCGCGTGTTGAGTATGGGCTATGGGCTTGGGGCGTTTACCGCCCTTCTCACCGTCGCCGCATTCTGGTTCAAGGTCGATAGTGTCGTTTTTCTTGGCGGCATCTTCTTGGTCGCCGGGTTGTACATTGCCGTACAAGAAGCATTGGAATCGACAGTGACCGCCGAGATGGTGAGCCAAGAGACCCTGACGATGAGCTATGGGACGTTAGGGGCAGTGAACGGCACAACGAAGTTTATCTCTAGCACGCTGGTGGGCGTCCTTTGGACGGCAGTTTCCCCTTTGCTTGGATTTGGGGTTGCCGCCGCCCTGATGATCGCTGGCACAGGGGCGCTGCTGAGCGGGCGGACGGGCAATCCAGTCTAA
- a CDS encoding site-specific DNA-methyltransferase, producing the protein MNAQTQQPFVNQIIAGDCLSIAKTLPTESVQCIVTSPPYFGHREYIKDRTDLRNDEIGREKSPLNYVGRLVTLFGELRRVLKDSGTIWLNLGDTYRDNQLLGIPWRVAFALQDDGWLLRSEIIWEKPNAMPSSVKNRPTTSHETIFLFAKKMLYTYYADAIREAHVTFSEQSKMKGGRNHFGKAEGTPEQGKNQGNANLHRGRWDQAFHPLGRNKRTVWSIPLGKFREAHFAVFPPDLVELCIRAGTKETDIVLDPFMGSGTTAVVARSLKRDFVGIELNPEYVAMAQRRLETVPSPLFA; encoded by the coding sequence ATGAACGCTCAGACGCAACAGCCTTTTGTCAATCAAATCATCGCCGGAGATTGTCTATCGATAGCAAAAACATTGCCAACGGAGAGCGTGCAATGTATTGTCACCAGTCCGCCCTATTTTGGACATCGGGAGTATATAAAAGATCGCACCGATCTTCGTAATGACGAGATAGGACGAGAGAAATCCCCTCTTAATTATGTGGGACGGTTGGTCACTCTTTTTGGAGAATTACGCCGTGTGTTGAAAGATAGTGGCACAATCTGGTTAAATTTGGGAGACACTTACCGAGATAACCAACTCTTGGGAATTCCATGGCGGGTAGCGTTTGCCTTGCAGGATGATGGCTGGCTGCTCCGTAGCGAGATCATTTGGGAAAAACCCAATGCAATGCCTTCCTCGGTAAAGAACCGTCCGACAACCTCTCACGAAACCATCTTTTTATTCGCTAAAAAAATGCTTTACACCTACTACGCCGATGCAATACGTGAAGCCCATGTGACCTTTTCCGAACAGTCGAAAATGAAGGGGGGGCGTAATCATTTTGGAAAGGCAGAAGGAACACCCGAACAGGGAAAAAATCAGGGTAATGCTAATTTGCATCGCGGGCGGTGGGATCAAGCATTTCACCCACTAGGGCGTAATAAACGCACGGTCTGGTCAATCCCGCTTGGGAAATTTCGTGAGGCACATTTTGCTGTTTTCCCCCCTGATCTTGTAGAACTATGCATCCGTGCAGGGACAAAAGAAACGGATATTGTCCTTGATCCATTCATGGGGTCAGGAACTACCGCCGTTGTCGCCCGATCCTTGAAGCGTGACTTTGTAGGGATAGAATTGAACCCTGAGTATGTTGCTATGGCGCAGCGGCGTTTAGAGACTGTGCCATCGCCATTATTTGCTTAA
- the rfbD gene encoding dTDP-4-dehydrorhamnose reductase, whose product MQILITGAGGKLARRVEACLTAAGHHTIGIPRADLDITHWNTVREAICAHRPDLVINAAALTNVDHCALYPADAYRVNAVGAQNLALACAEIGAALCQISTNEVFDGAKGSPYYEYDATHPANPYGESKWAAERMIGAALREHYIVRTAWLFAHNGMNFLQKILAAAGAGRPIRVVTDEVANPTYTDDLAAAVAALIETRRYGVYHLVNEGYASRYEFARHILDRFGRAEYPITPITLGDFERPSAPPPFTPLHNVIAASMGIRLRSWQEALSAFVEREGAVG is encoded by the coding sequence ATGCAAATCCTAATCACTGGGGCGGGGGGAAAATTGGCGCGGCGGGTCGAGGCGTGCCTCACCGCTGCCGGACACCACACGATTGGTATTCCCCGCGCCGACCTCGACATTACCCATTGGAACACCGTGCGGGAGGCGATCTGCGCCCACCGTCCCGATCTGGTGATCAATGCCGCTGCCCTAACAAACGTCGATCACTGCGCCTTGTACCCCGCCGATGCCTACCGCGTGAATGCGGTGGGGGCGCAAAACCTTGCCCTTGCCTGTGCCGAGATCGGTGCAGCGCTTTGCCAGATCAGCACGAATGAGGTCTTTGATGGGGCGAAGGGATCGCCTTACTATGAATACGACGCCACACATCCGGCAAACCCCTACGGCGAGAGCAAATGGGCAGCCGAGCGGATGATTGGCGCGGCGCTGCGGGAACATTACATCGTCCGCACTGCGTGGCTCTTTGCCCATAATGGCATGAATTTCCTCCAGAAAATCCTCGCCGCCGCCGGCGCAGGTCGCCCTATTCGCGTTGTCACTGATGAGGTTGCCAACCCCACCTACACAGACGATCTCGCCGCTGCCGTCGCTGCCTTGATCGAGACGCGGCGCTATGGAGTCTATCATCTTGTCAACGAAGGCTACGCCTCGCGCTATGAATTTGCCCGCCATATCCTCGATAGGTTTGGGCGGGCAGAGTATCCAATCACCCCGATTACCTTAGGCGATTTTGAACGCCCCTCCGCGCCGCCGCCCTTCACCCCCCTTCACAATGTCATTGCCGCCTCGATGGGAATTCGTTTGCGCTCTTGGCAAGAGGCGCTGAGCGCTTTTGTTGAGCGCGAAGGGGCGGTGGGATAA
- a CDS encoding DUF3426 domain-containing protein — protein sequence MGAVFFLAGCGTGTAVQVATPIPPDANFRTYRHPSGVFSLRLPPDWAVRDVSHGGVIHVEFSASGSAGLPVAVYIVNTGTVLSAAALLDSMDRFLVLINPKPDSYHELSRNAQGDGSWRVVGVRQTPIGARTLNTFFQANGAYLAALEADISDLEGGAMATLRAVINTLRIDPSAVITASDLRAVVEGGSVDTPGVLRFDNLYAWTTPTGEYVINGVVTNTGTTPLEAIRITALLFDASNTVLETASNVVATEIVPAGGTAPFSIRFRNGRPTQAVRYELQGAGRYAEYAVSSYLGDDQFIRGNDRASYNANGHLVIVADVVNRTQQAAYFVKAIVTVFDDASQVIAADSVFLNKAALLPGEVGRFEITFPELGGSALRYTITVEGKSAQ from the coding sequence ATGGGGGCTGTTTTCTTTCTTGCCGGATGTGGAACGGGAACTGCCGTCCAGGTGGCAACCCCGATTCCACCGGACGCGAATTTTCGCACCTACCGCCATCCTAGTGGGGTCTTTAGCCTGCGCCTCCCCCCCGATTGGGCGGTGCGGGATGTGAGTCACGGGGGGGTGATCCATGTCGAGTTTTCGGCGTCAGGGTCAGCCGGGCTGCCGGTTGCTGTTTACATTGTGAACACGGGTACAGTTTTAAGCGCTGCCGCGCTGCTCGATTCAATGGATCGCTTTCTGGTGTTGATCAACCCCAAACCAGATAGTTATCATGAGTTGAGCCGGAATGCTCAGGGCGATGGCAGTTGGCGTGTGGTCGGCGTTCGCCAAACCCCTATTGGGGCGCGGACGCTGAACACCTTTTTTCAGGCGAATGGCGCGTATCTGGCTGCCCTAGAAGCGGATATAAGCGATCTTGAAGGGGGCGCAATGGCAACCCTTCGGGCGGTGATCAATACCCTCCGTATCGATCCCTCGGCAGTGATCACCGCCAGCGATTTACGGGCTGTGGTGGAGGGTGGGTCGGTAGATACACCGGGCGTCCTCAGGTTTGATAACCTGTATGCTTGGACAACACCCACCGGCGAGTATGTCATTAATGGGGTGGTCACGAACACAGGGACAACTCCGCTGGAGGCAATTCGGATCACGGCGCTTTTGTTTGATGCGAGCAATACCGTTTTGGAAACTGCCTCAAACGTTGTCGCCACAGAAATTGTCCCTGCGGGCGGGACCGCTCCCTTCAGTATTCGCTTTCGGAATGGGCGTCCTACACAAGCGGTACGCTACGAACTGCAAGGGGCGGGACGTTATGCCGAATATGCCGTGAGTAGCTATTTAGGCGATGATCAATTTATTCGTGGCAATGATCGTGCCAGCTACAATGCGAACGGTCACCTTGTCATTGTTGCCGATGTGGTCAACCGAACGCAGCAGGCAGCCTATTTCGTCAAGGCGATTGTGACCGTCTTTGATGATGCCTCACAGGTGATTGCCGCCGACAGCGTATTCCTGAACAAAGCCGCCCTTCTCCCCGGCGAGGTGGGGCGCTTTGAGATCACCTTTCCCGAATTGGGTGGGAGCGCCCTCCGTTACACAATTACCGTTGAGGGAAAATCGGCGCAGTAG
- a CDS encoding NifU N-terminal domain-containing protein has product MSEYISIEVDFADDPDVIRLLTNIPLPSDTDEHYTERAQGEEGSPLAQFLFGIEGVVALTIEGGTLTVTRQPDVEWHVLIDELSNALKEFFL; this is encoded by the coding sequence ATGTCTGAATACATCAGCATTGAGGTAGATTTCGCGGATGATCCCGATGTTATCCGCCTTCTGACAAACATCCCCCTTCCCTCTGATACCGATGAACACTATACCGAGCGAGCGCAGGGCGAAGAAGGATCACCGTTGGCGCAATTTTTATTTGGAATTGAAGGGGTTGTGGCGCTCACAATTGAGGGAGGAACGCTCACCGTGACTCGCCAACCAGATGTGGAGTGGCATGTATTGATTGATGAGTTGAGCAATGCCTTGAAAGAATTTTTCCTCTAA
- a CDS encoding CHAT domain-containing protein translates to MPAGDYLDFELNIDILSPERLRVTVVNSPAGSVAVEVAYTLTEAEIAEVIGVLDGSNPKISRGAAAKVARTFGEKLFGLIFTGRVYTAYFNSLKEAGERGLRIKLGLENAKSLELLPWELMRDPNSDYLVLSRQTPLVRYPRLLTVRPLVEVTLPLRVLVLISTPKDLDKLDVEAEWQALVTATNDLRARGLLELVRVDDANLSALQRKLRERTAFQVFHFIGHAAFDERSQAGMLAFEDAGSGEAVPVSAEALARELSEENSIRLVVINACQGARSNQDDPFAGVASSIVTRGIPSVVAMQFEISDTASRLFAGEFYRALSEGYPIEAAVAEGRRAISSGMNTLEWVTPVLYLRAASGVLFPKRMDSGVTVGGGVRDVLMRAPILALLGVMGIVAVAVFILAAGRTPADTPTPTANVNVATLTPTPPGGKIDVDLVVSSVRFLPPNPNPGQQATIAIKIENRGKTDSGKFSWVWFATNPQTNPEPTLRGEVLNLSPGLSTTVITNYRFSWWGTFTTTAWVNFDNAIPETNIFNNFQNRTVELGKEAFVVDFANAPNGDLIEPGVLPAAVFERWGILPRAQGEGACAAAVVRAAISARDVPRLVVGTAEGTPGCETTPLEFLLNAVEDTPSIIAVTVAFAPVAAGEYALEMLGGDGSVTSRQTVQVEAGGVNPDGENTVTISAPAGQLDLARLVFRPPAGAAAVVLSLTRVIQ, encoded by the coding sequence ATGCCCGCAGGGGATTACCTCGATTTTGAACTGAATATCGACATCCTAAGTCCCGAACGACTGCGGGTGACTGTGGTCAATTCTCCGGCGGGGTCGGTGGCGGTGGAGGTCGCCTATACGCTGACGGAGGCGGAGATTGCCGAGGTTATTGGCGTCCTTGATGGCAGTAACCCCAAAATCTCACGCGGCGCGGCGGCAAAGGTTGCCCGCACCTTTGGCGAAAAACTCTTTGGGCTGATCTTCACCGGGCGCGTCTATACCGCCTATTTCAACAGCCTAAAAGAAGCGGGCGAACGCGGACTGCGGATCAAACTTGGCTTGGAAAACGCCAAGTCACTGGAACTGCTCCCATGGGAGCTTATGCGCGACCCCAACAGCGATTACCTTGTCCTCTCTCGGCAGACGCCATTGGTGCGCTATCCACGCTTACTCACCGTCCGCCCGCTGGTGGAGGTCACCCTTCCCTTACGTGTCCTCGTCTTGATTTCTACCCCGAAAGACCTTGATAAACTTGATGTAGAAGCGGAATGGCAAGCGCTTGTTACGGCGACAAACGACCTGAGAGCGCGAGGGCTACTCGAATTGGTGCGTGTTGATGATGCCAATCTGAGCGCCCTTCAGCGGAAACTTCGAGAACGAACCGCCTTTCAGGTGTTTCATTTCATCGGTCACGCCGCCTTTGATGAGCGTTCGCAAGCAGGGATGCTTGCCTTTGAGGATGCCGGCAGCGGGGAAGCCGTACCCGTGAGCGCAGAAGCGCTTGCCCGTGAACTGAGCGAAGAAAACAGCATCCGGCTTGTCGTCATAAATGCTTGTCAGGGGGCGCGTTCCAATCAAGATGACCCCTTTGCCGGAGTTGCCTCTAGCATCGTCACACGGGGGATTCCGTCCGTGGTCGCTATGCAGTTCGAGATCAGCGACACTGCCTCTCGCCTTTTTGCCGGGGAGTTTTACCGCGCCCTCTCGGAAGGCTACCCCATTGAGGCAGCGGTTGCCGAGGGACGGCGGGCAATTAGCAGCGGGATGAACACCCTTGAGTGGGTGACGCCCGTCTTGTATCTGCGGGCAGCATCGGGGGTGCTGTTCCCCAAACGGATGGATAGTGGGGTTACTGTTGGCGGCGGTGTGCGTGATGTCCTCATGCGTGCGCCGATCCTCGCCCTGCTTGGCGTCATGGGCATCGTTGCGGTAGCGGTATTCATCTTAGCCGCCGGACGTACCCCGGCAGACACACCAACCCCAACCGCCAATGTGAACGTCGCTACCCTAACGCCCACCCCACCGGGAGGGAAAATTGATGTTGATCTGGTCGTTTCGAGCGTGCGTTTCCTGCCACCTAACCCCAATCCGGGTCAGCAAGCGACAATTGCCATTAAGATTGAAAATCGGGGCAAGACTGATTCGGGAAAGTTTTCCTGGGTGTGGTTTGCCACGAATCCCCAAACAAACCCCGAACCAACCTTGCGCGGCGAGGTTTTGAACCTTAGTCCGGGTCTTAGCACAACGGTGATCACGAATTACCGCTTTTCATGGTGGGGGACGTTCACCACAACGGCGTGGGTGAATTTTGATAATGCCATTCCAGAGACGAATATCTTTAACAATTTCCAAAACCGAACAGTGGAACTTGGCAAAGAAGCGTTTGTCGTTGATTTTGCCAATGCTCCCAACGGCGATCTCATTGAACCGGGTGTGTTGCCAGCGGCAGTCTTTGAACGGTGGGGCATCCTCCCCCGTGCGCAGGGTGAGGGGGCGTGCGCGGCTGCCGTTGTGCGGGCGGCAATCAGCGCCCGCGATGTGCCGCGCTTGGTCGTTGGCACTGCCGAAGGGACGCCCGGCTGCGAAACGACACCGCTTGAATTCCTCTTGAATGCCGTTGAGGATACCCCTTCAATCATTGCCGTGACGGTGGCGTTCGCCCCTGTAGCGGCGGGCGAGTATGCATTAGAGATGCTTGGCGGGGATGGAAGCGTCACCAGCCGCCAAACGGTGCAGGTTGAGGCGGGGGGCGTCAACCCTGACGGGGAAAACACGGTGACGATCAGCGCTCCGGCGGGACAGCTTGATTTAGCCCGCTTGGTGTTCCGCCCGCCAGCGGGGGCAGCGGCGGTGGTTTTGTCCCTGACACGGGTAATTCAGTAG
- a CDS encoding alanyl-tRNA editing protein produces MTTERLYYDDTTTLTFSARILEETDHKGRPALILDRTYFYPEGGGQPSDQGTLNGALVIDVQTRPADRAVLHILAAPYQGEAFVEGAVDAVRRMDYRQHHSGQHILSRALELAANADTLSVHMSAESMTIDVNRIDITPAEWAAVEDLANRIVFENHPVRQWFPSPEELAALATRKMPAVEGKVRIVDIGGFDVTACGGTHVQRSGEIGLIKVIKAERRGATTRLEFRCGGRALRDYRTKNTALAQLTTRLTVGIPELDSAVERLQDENRLMRSALNAARDQQAAMEAETLYGKAHTIGTVRLVVGVYEEGERSVDEVRLLAQKVTAHEGALALVALAGEKCQVIVQRAEDVALDCVGLLKTALRVIGSTRGGGRPNAAQGGGVAATADQLRSAFGAVVSAIEAMYA; encoded by the coding sequence ATGACCACCGAACGCCTCTACTATGACGATACCACCACGCTGACCTTCAGCGCACGCATCCTTGAGGAAACCGATCACAAAGGACGCCCGGCGCTCATTTTGGATCGTACCTATTTTTACCCCGAAGGCGGGGGACAACCAAGTGATCAGGGAACATTAAACGGCGCTCTGGTCATAGATGTTCAGACTCGTCCGGCAGATCGCGCTGTGCTGCATATCCTTGCGGCTCCCTATCAAGGCGAGGCATTCGTTGAGGGGGCAGTTGACGCGGTGCGACGGATGGATTACAGGCAGCACCACAGCGGGCAGCACATCCTCTCGCGGGCGCTGGAGCTTGCCGCTAACGCTGACACCCTCAGCGTCCACATGAGCGCCGAGAGCATGACCATTGACGTGAATCGCATCGACATAACGCCTGCGGAGTGGGCAGCGGTGGAAGACCTTGCCAACCGCATTGTTTTTGAAAATCATCCCGTTCGCCAATGGTTTCCCTCACCCGAAGAACTGGCAGCGCTTGCCACCCGTAAAATGCCCGCTGTCGAAGGAAAGGTTCGCATTGTAGACATTGGCGGCTTTGATGTGACGGCATGTGGCGGAACGCACGTCCAGCGTTCGGGGGAGATTGGATTGATCAAGGTTATCAAAGCGGAGCGGCGGGGAGCAACGACACGCCTAGAATTTCGCTGTGGGGGCAGGGCGCTGCGCGATTATCGCACCAAAAACACCGCCCTTGCCCAGTTGACAACACGGCTCACCGTAGGCATCCCCGAATTGGATAGTGCGGTGGAGCGCCTGCAAGACGAAAATCGCCTCATGCGCAGCGCCTTAAACGCCGCAAGAGATCAACAGGCGGCGATGGAGGCAGAAACCTTGTACGGCAAGGCGCATACCATCGGCACGGTGCGTCTTGTTGTGGGGGTTTATGAGGAAGGTGAACGAAGCGTGGATGAGGTGCGTCTTTTGGCACAAAAGGTGACAGCCCATGAAGGGGCGCTGGCGCTGGTTGCCCTTGCTGGCGAAAAGTGTCAAGTGATTGTTCAGCGAGCAGAGGATGTGGCGTTGGATTGTGTCGGCTTACTGAAAACCGCATTGCGTGTAATCGGCTCAACGCGGGGCGGGGGGCGACCCAACGCCGCACAAGGTGGGGGCGTCGCTGCCACCGCCGATCAGTTGCGTTCGGCGTTTGGGGCGGTGGTCAGCGCGATTGAGGCGATGTATGCCTAG
- a CDS encoding CAP domain-containing protein, with the protein MRHHVLLYWLLLAALIAFMIVPPQGAAAAQSSSETDIMMDVLARMNVWRISQGLMPLKVNPVLMRMAQDQADFVAPRASAIEDEAEYHKDEQGRDAKRRAVERYNYPFYGNPEQVEVGEIVAVGNTSFAFGFWERSDSHRRTALNPVYREIGIGVVKKLAGDVYYVTLGARPNVLTALVAPDRQSLYVTLELSPYRPMSPSATTVQLIDVEGKPLTEVRAWSSQIPLPSGLPNVIQVKVVSGTFQTQIPVNLTTDLVVVDTKTLPASEVFKIISATPIPPTAEAGKRAVKVANEADMLLDIFAQLNKWRIAEGFAPLRINTTLMRMAQAQADYVAPRLGEIEVTGKYHDDEKGRNVRQRAVQVYNWPFFKNPDRVEVGENAAVGNVSFAIGYWQRSDIHRKAALSAAYREVGIGVVKQLGGNVFIVVFGSRPYELTALVAPDRQHLYVTLEFSRYGALSPSATTVQLLSVNGNPLTATLAWSPQIPLPAGLTGVIQVKVVSGTFSTTIPVDLSLDIAVVDTQTLSADAVFNRVGATPIPTPAVASLPTVTLVPNSFPNTATPTPRLSPSATSTVKFTLTPTPTPIMRLVTSFPTNTRPAPLQTTPVGILTTPTATAFPTIPITAPPMTPTPTQAAISPTTVGGKTDLLLTYSADSIALVNVAPAPLNLTGLAITNGERRIALEAWLRVASFPAERFSMGHCLAAVAFGGAVVMPSECRVLRSEIQVAANQAVWRSATFQVTLGDQVIGVCAGTERRCAVSFPKAAGGSGN; encoded by the coding sequence ATGCGCCACCATGTTTTGCTTTATTGGTTGCTCCTTGCAGCGCTTATCGCATTTATGATTGTCCCTCCACAAGGGGCTGCGGCAGCCCAAAGCAGCAGCGAAACAGATATTATGATGGATGTCCTTGCGCGGATGAATGTGTGGCGAATATCACAGGGACTCATGCCCTTGAAGGTGAATCCTGTGCTGATGCGTATGGCACAGGATCAGGCAGATTTCGTCGCCCCCCGTGCCAGCGCCATTGAAGACGAGGCAGAGTACCACAAAGACGAACAAGGGCGGGATGCCAAACGTCGGGCAGTGGAACGCTATAACTACCCTTTCTATGGCAACCCCGAACAAGTGGAGGTGGGCGAGATTGTCGCGGTGGGCAACACCAGCTTTGCCTTTGGCTTTTGGGAACGCTCTGATAGTCACCGGCGCACAGCCTTGAATCCTGTCTATCGGGAGATTGGGATTGGCGTCGTCAAAAAACTAGCGGGGGATGTCTATTATGTGACGCTTGGCGCTCGCCCGAATGTCCTTACGGCGCTGGTTGCGCCAGATCGACAAAGCCTTTATGTCACACTTGAACTCTCCCCCTACCGTCCGATGAGTCCAAGCGCCACAACCGTTCAACTGATCGATGTAGAGGGAAAGCCCCTCACAGAGGTTCGGGCGTGGTCGTCCCAAATTCCCTTGCCCTCTGGTCTGCCGAATGTTATTCAGGTGAAGGTTGTGAGTGGGACGTTCCAAACGCAGATTCCCGTTAACCTGACCACAGACCTTGTTGTTGTTGACACCAAAACACTGCCCGCTTCGGAGGTTTTTAAGATTATTTCTGCAACGCCCATCCCACCGACGGCGGAAGCGGGGAAACGGGCGGTCAAGGTGGCAAACGAAGCCGATATGCTGCTCGATATCTTTGCCCAGTTGAATAAGTGGCGCATCGCTGAGGGGTTTGCCCCCTTACGGATCAATACAACGCTCATGCGTATGGCGCAAGCGCAGGCGGATTACGTTGCCCCCCGTCTGGGGGAGATCGAAGTCACGGGAAAGTATCACGACGATGAGAAGGGACGAAATGTTCGCCAACGCGCTGTGCAAGTCTACAATTGGCCCTTCTTCAAAAACCCAGATCGCGTGGAAGTGGGCGAGAATGCGGCGGTGGGGAATGTCTCCTTTGCCATTGGCTATTGGCAGCGTTCTGATATTCACCGCAAGGCGGCGCTGAGTGCCGCCTATCGGGAGGTAGGCATTGGCGTTGTCAAGCAGTTGGGCGGGAACGTGTTCATCGTCGTCTTTGGCTCACGCCCCTACGAGTTAACGGCGCTGGTTGCGCCAGATCGTCAGCACCTTTACGTGACGTTGGAATTCTCCCGCTATGGCGCTCTCAGCCCTAGCGCGACAACAGTGCAGCTTCTTTCGGTGAATGGCAACCCGCTCACCGCAACACTGGCGTGGTCGCCTCAGATACCCCTTCCGGCGGGGCTTACGGGTGTGATTCAAGTGAAGGTGGTCAGCGGCACATTTAGCACAACGATACCTGTTGATCTCTCTCTTGATATTGCTGTTGTCGATACACAAACCCTCTCTGCCGATGCCGTTTTTAATCGGGTGGGGGCAACGCCCATCCCAACGCCTGCTGTCGCCAGTTTGCCAACGGTGACACTCGTTCCAAACAGTTTCCCAAACACGGCAACGCCAACCCCAAGGCTCAGTCCCAGCGCCACATCGACAGTCAAGTTTACGCTGACACCCACCCCAACGCCGATCATGCGCCTCGTCACCAGTTTCCCAACAAATACCCGCCCTGCGCCGCTGCAAACAACGCCTGTTGGGATTCTGACCACTCCTACCGCCACAGCCTTCCCGACGATTCCCATCACGGCGCCGCCCATGACGCCAACCCCAACCCAAGCGGCTATCTCGCCCACCACCGTAGGGGGAAAGACAGACCTTCTGTTGACCTATTCGGCAGACAGTATCGCCCTTGTCAATGTTGCCCCTGCGCCGCTCAACCTAACAGGGTTGGCAATCACGAATGGCGAGCGGCGAATTGCCCTTGAAGCGTGGCTGCGGGTGGCATCCTTTCCAGCAGAGCGCTTTTCTATGGGGCATTGCCTTGCGGCAGTGGCGTTCGGTGGGGCGGTGGTGATGCCGTCGGAATGTCGCGTCTTGCGCAGCGAGATTCAGGTCGCGGCGAATCAGGCGGTGTGGCGGTCAGCCACCTTCCAAGTGACGCTTGGCGATCAGGTGATTGGCGTCTGTGCCGGAACAGAGCGTCGCTGCGCAGTCAGCTTCCCGAAAGCGGCGGGCGGCTCAGGAAATTAA
- a CDS encoding metal-sulfur cluster assembly factor, translating into MTAPTSPLTEADVLLALRNVIDPEIGLDVVALGLIREVTLHPDRSHVKMILTTPFCPYGPQLLEQARMCVQETTGVPTTIEFSPELWDPSMMEEGVAQDWGLFY; encoded by the coding sequence ATGACCGCACCCACCAGCCCCTTAACCGAGGCGGATGTCCTTTTAGCGTTGCGCAATGTTATTGACCCCGAAATTGGGTTGGATGTTGTTGCGCTTGGCTTGATCCGCGAGGTAACCCTCCACCCGGATCGTTCCCATGTGAAGATGATCCTGACAACGCCGTTCTGCCCTTATGGTCCGCAGCTTTTGGAACAGGCACGGATGTGCGTCCAAGAGACAACGGGCGTCCCGACGACCATTGAGTTCAGCCCAGAACTATGGGACCCCTCGATGATGGAGGAAGGCGTTGCCCAAGATTGGGGCTTGTTCTATTAG